TTGTGGTACTTTACTTCCACCGTCTACAATATTATAGAGTTAGCATACTTTATACTTAAAACCATAggttatgaaaacaaaaccaaaaatatagtAGTGGTAAATTGATCTTTAATTTCGTTCAAAATAGACAAGAAAATACTTCAGATTTAAGGAAAACGTTGTAGTGatacatttatttatcataTCGAGCTTTAATATaggaatatttgtttttattgttgttacTTAATACTTATTAATTAGTGTTGGGATAATTTTAACTGTTTCAAGTACCGATCTATCACACTTCAACGCAGAGCAATCGGACGTATGAAAGCAAAAAGATTTCCCGCATCTATGTTAGCAAGTGGTCTCTCATATCAATCAAGGCCTATTGTGCCTCCACTTCCGAAATTCACTCGTTCGTCAATAGgttatattattaattctaCACATGTATCACAAAAATGTGCAGATTTCAACTTGGTGGTGAATGGTGATATAATTAAGGTTTGTATATCATGTCACATAACTTGCGTAAATTCCATATAaagtaatataaataaaatggtGGTGTAAAGCAGAGGAACGAGTCCTATGATAGAGAGATGTTCAATTGTTCGTGGGTCATGTGGCgtaaaattgtttgtttccttgtttctttTGGCGTAAACTGCAAAATTGCCAAAAATTCGATGAAGTCACAACCTCttgatttgtatatattgtCACGTCGCTATATCACCACAATCAATTCCTTTCTTTAAAGGACTAGAATTCCATTACTCATATCATTTCCGTTATGTTAGATCCAcaataaatgataataattaaatttaggACCCATTTGAATCTTTAGGTGCTGATTAAACACCCATCTCTAAGATCACAAAAGCagaaattttacatttttagtgACATATAATCCTTTTTTCTATCATCAAACATTAGAAGTTGGATGTTAAATGTTCTACAAAACTTCACAGGTGTTGTTGGAAGTTCCAAAAAAGAATGTCGTTTgctatacaaaaaaagaaaagaaaagatgaaaagtAACTTCCTGCGTTTAAAGTATCACGCTGCGTTGCGGTCATGCAAACGcaccaacaaacaaaatagtttcaaaacaaaacttgaaaatgtGGGGTCCACGTAAGAATCTCCATGGAAGAACTTGAGCCAATCAGAGTGCAAAAACGGAGATGACAGTATATTTCAACCAATAAGGAGGCAGAATCAGATCACCAGTGGGTTCCATTATAAGTTTCCTCTTGACTAACCACCAATAGCTAGTTTTACACAGAActtaaatttttcatttttttttgtcttttaatatttcaacaagatcaattttattatttgatattaACCATCTTCAACAGTGTTTGccaacgaaaaaaaaacaccatcTATAACAGTGTCTTCACCAAACTGTATTTCACTATGACTTATTTTCCGAAAAGAATGATGAAGTTTAGTACCATACATGAACTAGCGGTTAGATCGTAATTAAGAATTTGAGGatcatattttactatatCATGAAAACGGAGAGAGCGCAAAATTACAGACATATtggttcaaaattttatttaagaataaagtatatatatggttctaatttttcaaaaaaaaagtatatggtTCTAAACATTTATTTGAAAGTACGTaatataatgaaaacaaaaattgtaaatttgaaGTAAAAAACTCGTGAAAAGTCCTCATTCTAAAATACCATGTACACGTACATAATAAACTATGAATagaattatgagtttttatttatatttctatctCCACTCCAAATAATTTAGACCACACAAggtaatgaaaaaataataattctgaaaaaaatgaaaaatactgCCGGGAAATCGAGACGCCACACACACTAGTGAATTCGTTgcaaaaccatatatattacagtattttgttcttctcaagGCCTCTCTCTCCATCTCAGCAACTCTCTCACTGTGTAATATACACACACAATGGTGGTCGATGTAGAGAGCCGAACCGCGAGCGTGACAGGAGAGAAGATGGCGGCGCGTGGCTGTGATGCGTGCATGAAGAGATCACGTGCTAGTTGGTACTGTCCAGCCGATGACGCTTTCCTATGCCAAAGCTGCGACGCCTCGATCCACTCGGCTAACCATTTAGCGAAACGGCACGAACGTGTCCGGTTACAATCATCTTCGCCGACGGAGACGGcagacaaaacgacgtcggtATGGTACGAAGGATTCAGGAGAAAGGCGAGAACGCCTAGGAGCAAGAGTTGTGCGTTTGAGAAGTTGTTGCAAATCGAGTCAAACGATCCTCTTGTTCCGGAGCTTGGTGGAGACGAAGATGATGGCTTTTTCTCGTTCTCCTCCGTAGAAGAAACCGAGGAGAGTCTGAATTGTTGCGTGCCTGTTTTCGATCCTTTCTCAGACATGCTGATTGATGATATAAACGGCTTTTGCTTAGTTCCTGATGAAGTCAATAACACTACTACTAATGGAGAATTAGGAGAAGTCGAGAAGGCAATCATGGACGATGAAGGTTTTATGGGGTTCGTGCCATTGGATATGGATCTTGAGGATCTCACTATGGACGTGGAGAGTTTACTTGAGGAAGAACAACTTTGCTTGGGATTCAAGGAACCAAACGATGTTGGAGTc
This sequence is a window from Arabidopsis thaliana chromosome 1 sequence. Protein-coding genes within it:
- the BBX16 gene encoding B-box type zinc finger protein with CCT domain-containing protein (B-box type zinc finger protein with CCT domain; FUNCTIONS IN: sequence-specific DNA binding transcription factor activity, zinc ion binding; INVOLVED IN: regulation of transcription; LOCATED IN: intracellular; EXPRESSED IN: 14 plant structures; EXPRESSED DURING: 9 growth stages; CONTAINS InterPro DOMAIN/s: CCT domain (InterPro:IPR010402), Zinc finger, B-box (InterPro:IPR000315); BEST Arabidopsis thaliana protein match is: B-box type zinc finger protein with CCT domain (TAIR:AT1G25440.1); Has 3347 Blast hits to 2327 proteins in 122 species: Archae - 0; Bacteria - 0; Metazoa - 0; Fungi - 0; Plants - 3259; Viruses - 0; Other Eukaryotes - 88 (source: NCBI BLink).), with the protein product MVVDVESRTASVTGEKMAARGCDACMKRSRASWYCPADDAFLCQSCDASIHSANHLAKRHERVRLQSSSPTETADKTTSVWYEGFRRKARTPRSKSCAFEKLLQIESNDPLVPELGGDEDDGFFSFSSVEETEESLNCCVPVFDPFSDMLIDDINGFCLVPDEVNNTTTNGELGEVEKAIMDDEGFMGFVPLDMDLEDLTMDVESLLEEEQLCLGFKEPNDVGVIKEENKVGFEINCKDLKRVKDEDEEEEEAKCENGGSKDSDREASNDKDRKTSLFLRLDYGAVISAWDNHGSPWKTGIKPECMLGGNTCLPHVVGGYEKLMSSDGSVTRQQGRDGGGSDGEREARVLRYKEKRRTRLFSKKIRYEVRKLNAEQRPRIKGRFVKRTSLLT